A genomic window from Pelorhabdus rhamnosifermentans includes:
- a CDS encoding radical SAM protein, whose translation MASLELLAQQGWRIRKQNFPSDILFSYPHETMPVSVTGSICELNCAHCGGHYLKSMKFLQEIKDGKEIKARSLLISGGCTAEGKVPIATHIDRIAVLKQGRKCNMHVGLVDDDDIFRIAKVADRVSFDFVGADETIREVFGLARTVEDYICCYQKLRKVCAVIPHLCIGLHGGEIKGEYRALNELKELGVSGITFIVFTPTRNTRFENCQPPAIEAVVELLVEARKDFPDSPLLLGCMRPGGSYRQKLDLWAIRSGINGIVNPVSEAVRLADQLCLTIKKSEECCVL comes from the coding sequence ATGGCAAGCTTAGAGCTTTTAGCTCAGCAAGGCTGGCGAATCAGGAAACAAAATTTTCCTTCTGATATCCTTTTTTCTTATCCCCATGAAACTATGCCTGTCAGTGTAACTGGTAGTATCTGCGAGCTAAATTGCGCTCATTGCGGTGGACACTATTTAAAGTCTATGAAATTTCTCCAGGAGATAAAAGATGGCAAGGAGATCAAGGCCCGCAGTTTGTTAATTAGTGGCGGGTGCACGGCCGAAGGAAAGGTTCCCATCGCTACACACATCGATCGAATCGCTGTTTTGAAACAGGGCCGAAAGTGCAATATGCACGTAGGGTTAGTTGATGATGATGATATTTTCCGCATTGCTAAGGTAGCCGATAGAGTGTCGTTCGATTTTGTTGGGGCTGACGAAACGATTCGAGAAGTTTTTGGCCTCGCTCGTACTGTTGAGGACTATATTTGTTGCTATCAAAAGCTCAGGAAAGTTTGTGCTGTCATCCCGCATCTTTGCATTGGTCTTCACGGCGGTGAGATAAAAGGAGAGTATCGGGCGCTTAATGAGTTAAAAGAGCTAGGAGTCTCAGGTATCACATTTATTGTGTTTACACCGACTAGAAACACGCGCTTCGAAAACTGTCAACCGCCGGCAATTGAAGCCGTAGTGGAACTACTGGTAGAAGCAAGAAAAGATTTTCCCGATAGTCCCCTGTTGCTTGGTTGTATGAGGCCGGGCGGCAGTTATCGTCAGAAGTTGGACTTATGGGCGATTCGTTCGGGTATCAATGGTATCGTAAACCCCGTATCTGAAGCAGTGCGATTAGCAGATCAGCTTTGTTTAACCATTAAAAAGAGCGAGGAGTGTTGTGTGCTGTGA
- the gcvT gene encoding glycine cleavage system aminomethyltransferase GcvT: MTAKQTPLYETHLRYGGRIVEFGGWLLPVQYTGIKEEHQAVRKRAGLFDVSHMGEVRVTGANSLNFLQNLVTNDVSRLANNQVLYTPMCYPNGGTVDDLLVYKKRDKDYLLVINAANIEKDFEWMQSCTQDFDIKLENISTQMAQLALQGPLSQQILGKITSVPLSKLKYYWFWPDIEVAGKKVLLSRTGYTGEDGFEIYCSPEDAVPIWNSILEAGTSEGILPVGLGCRDTLRFEACFPLYGHELSSDISPIEAGIGMFVKLDKGDFIGCEVLRKQKLNGTARKIVGFEMVDRGVARAGYSVTQADREIGTVTTGSYAPSLDKNLGLAFIKSDHAKLGQAIAIQIRDKNVSAQIIAKPFYKREGK, from the coding sequence ATGACAGCAAAACAAACGCCGCTTTATGAGACGCATTTACGTTATGGCGGCCGAATCGTGGAATTTGGCGGGTGGCTTCTTCCAGTGCAATATACCGGAATTAAAGAAGAACATCAAGCAGTGAGAAAAAGGGCCGGGCTATTTGATGTGTCACACATGGGAGAAGTGAGGGTGACAGGAGCCAATTCGCTAAATTTTTTGCAAAACTTAGTGACGAATGATGTATCTAGGTTGGCAAACAATCAGGTGCTGTATACTCCCATGTGCTATCCAAATGGTGGAACGGTCGATGATTTATTGGTTTACAAGAAGCGGGATAAAGACTATCTCTTAGTAATCAATGCTGCCAATATTGAGAAGGATTTTGAATGGATGCAAAGTTGTACTCAGGATTTTGATATCAAGCTCGAAAATATTTCAACTCAAATGGCTCAGTTGGCGTTACAAGGGCCTTTGTCACAGCAAATATTGGGAAAAATAACAAGTGTTCCGCTTTCCAAATTGAAATATTATTGGTTCTGGCCGGATATTGAAGTTGCAGGTAAAAAAGTATTGCTTTCCCGGACAGGGTACACGGGCGAAGATGGCTTTGAAATCTACTGTAGTCCGGAGGATGCAGTACCTATCTGGAACTCCATTCTGGAAGCAGGGACTTCGGAAGGAATTTTGCCTGTCGGCTTAGGTTGTCGTGATACATTGCGCTTTGAAGCATGTTTTCCTTTATACGGTCATGAGCTGTCAAGCGACATTTCTCCAATTGAAGCGGGGATCGGGATGTTCGTCAAATTAGATAAAGGTGATTTTATCGGATGTGAAGTTCTTCGGAAGCAAAAGCTAAATGGTACAGCAAGAAAAATAGTGGGCTTTGAAATGGTAGATCGCGGCGTAGCTAGAGCCGGCTATTCTGTTACACAAGCGGATCGTGAAATCGGAACAGTGACGACAGGTTCCTATGCTCCTTCACTTGACAAGAATCTTGGATTGGCCTTCATCAAGTCTGATCATGCCAAGTTAGGGCAAGCCATTGCTATTCAAATCAGGGATAAAAATGTATCCGCACAGATTATTGCAAAACCATTCTACAAAAGAGAGGGGAAATAA
- the gcvH gene encoding glycine cleavage system protein GcvH yields MNIPKELKYSKDHEWVAVEGNLATIGVTDFAQSQLGDVVFIELPDEDRVVTAGEAFSVIESVKAVSDVYAPVSGKIVKVNQALEDAPDWVNQDPYHDGWIAVIELTNDSEIDSLLSNEDYERVVAAEGGHQ; encoded by the coding sequence ATGAACATTCCAAAAGAACTGAAATATTCCAAAGATCATGAGTGGGTTGCAGTAGAAGGCAATTTAGCAACCATCGGGGTAACCGATTTTGCTCAGTCACAGTTAGGAGACGTAGTTTTTATTGAACTGCCAGACGAAGACCGAGTCGTAACAGCAGGCGAAGCTTTTTCTGTCATTGAATCAGTCAAGGCCGTTTCCGACGTTTATGCACCTGTTTCAGGGAAAATTGTTAAAGTGAATCAGGCGCTGGAAGATGCACCTGATTGGGTGAATCAAGACCCTTATCATGATGGCTGGATTGCAGTGATTGAATTAACCAATGACAGCGAGATTGACAGTCTGTTAAGTAATGAAGACTACGAACGCGTAGTGGCAGCTGAGGGAGGTCACCAATAA
- the gcvPB gene encoding aminomethyl-transferring glycine dehydrogenase subunit GcvPB, with protein MNPMPLTLFEKSKPGRLAVDLPECDVPAQELKALVSPDLIRSECAALPELSQQDLLRHYTTLSNRNFGVDSGFYPLGSCTMKYNPKVNEDICHYPGFSELHPLQPAPLTQGALALLYNMERYLAEITGMDAITLQPAAGAHGELTGLKLIRAYHRFRGEQRTKVIIPDSAHGTNPASAAVCGLETMEIKSNEDGSVNLEALKAAVGSDTAALMLTNPNTLGLFESHIQEIAAIVHDAGGLLYYDGANMNAVMGLIRPGDMGFDVVHLNLHKTFATPHGGGGPGSGPVGVKNELIPFLPAPIVTFDGSKYDWDEERPLSIGRVHSFNGNFGVIVRAYAYIRTMGPDGLRQASEDAVLNANYCLSQLKESYHIPFERFCMHECIITAKKQKQFGIKTLDIAKRLLDYGYHPPTIYFPLIVEEAMMIEPTETESKETLDGFIHALRDIAQEAQTDAAKIQHAPHNTVVGRLDEVQAARKPVVKWQA; from the coding sequence ATGAATCCGATGCCGTTAACATTATTTGAAAAGAGTAAGCCGGGACGTTTAGCTGTGGACTTACCTGAATGTGATGTACCTGCCCAAGAACTTAAGGCACTGGTGTCGCCTGACTTGATTAGATCTGAGTGTGCTGCACTGCCGGAATTAAGCCAGCAGGATTTGCTGCGTCATTATACGACACTGTCCAATCGAAATTTCGGTGTTGATTCCGGTTTTTATCCGCTAGGATCGTGTACGATGAAATATAATCCTAAAGTAAATGAGGATATCTGTCATTATCCCGGATTCTCTGAACTTCATCCGTTGCAGCCTGCTCCTCTTACTCAAGGAGCTTTGGCTTTGTTATATAATATGGAGCGTTATCTGGCGGAAATTACCGGAATGGATGCCATTACGCTGCAGCCTGCGGCTGGTGCTCATGGGGAATTGACAGGTCTGAAACTTATCAGGGCTTATCATCGTTTTCGGGGCGAGCAAAGGACAAAGGTGATTATCCCTGATTCGGCCCATGGTACTAATCCGGCCAGTGCCGCTGTTTGTGGTTTAGAGACGATGGAAATTAAATCGAATGAAGATGGTTCTGTCAATCTGGAGGCACTTAAGGCGGCAGTTGGATCTGATACGGCGGCACTGATGCTTACGAATCCCAATACGTTAGGATTGTTTGAAAGTCATATTCAGGAGATTGCAGCTATCGTTCATGATGCTGGCGGCCTTCTTTACTATGATGGTGCGAATATGAATGCCGTTATGGGGCTGATACGACCGGGCGATATGGGATTTGACGTAGTGCATCTCAATCTTCACAAAACCTTTGCGACTCCGCACGGGGGCGGCGGTCCTGGTTCTGGGCCGGTCGGGGTAAAAAACGAATTAATCCCGTTTTTGCCTGCTCCAATTGTAACGTTTGACGGCTCGAAGTACGACTGGGATGAGGAACGGCCGCTATCTATAGGCAGAGTGCATTCTTTTAATGGGAATTTCGGGGTGATTGTGAGAGCTTATGCTTATATTCGTACCATGGGCCCAGACGGATTGCGCCAAGCCAGTGAAGATGCTGTTTTAAATGCCAATTACTGTTTGAGTCAATTGAAAGAATCGTATCATATTCCTTTTGAGCGTTTTTGCATGCACGAATGTATTATCACTGCTAAAAAACAGAAACAATTTGGCATTAAGACGCTTGATATTGCCAAACGGTTGCTTGACTATGGCTATCATCCGCCTACCATTTATTTTCCCTTGATTGTGGAAGAAGCCATGATGATTGAGCCGACAGAAACAGAAAGCAAAGAAACGTTGGATGGTTTTATTCACGCACTGCGCGATATAGCCCAGGAAGCTCAGACGGACGCAGCAAAAATCCAGCATGCGCCGCACAATACGGTAGTCGGCAGGCTGGATGAGGTGCAGGCAGCGCGAAAGCCAGTAGTAAAATGGCAAGCTTAG
- the gcvPA gene encoding aminomethyl-transferring glycine dehydrogenase subunit GcvPA: MTWSYLPHTKDDRRSMLQAIGVSSVNDLFADIPEDLRLKGSLNLPSSLSEPELVNQLRQLAQSNTNIQDAICFLGAGAYDHYIPSVIDHIIGRSEFYTAYTQYQPEISQGYLQALWEYQSMICEITGMKVANASLYDGGTAVAEAVLMACAAAKKTKVIVAQSVHPHYREILLTYAKDQNITIEFAPYQDGMTELSAISSLLDDYTAAVVVQSPNFFGLIENLHPLGEIAHAKGAYLIAVGEPISWGILENPGALGADIVVGEGQSLGMSLSFGGPYLGFFATTEKLMRKMPGRIVGQTTDNRGNRGFVLTLQAREQHIRRSKATSNICSNEALCALTAAVYMSAIGKQGFREVAVQCLQKAHYAYQLLHNLSGCESVFSGPFFQEFTVKFRKSVAEINEKLLAKGILGGLDLGKYYPELENCMLLCVTEKRTKAEIDYFVKEMEAIL; the protein is encoded by the coding sequence ATGACTTGGAGCTACCTTCCTCATACAAAAGACGATCGGCGTTCCATGCTTCAGGCAATCGGCGTTTCTTCAGTCAATGATTTATTTGCCGACATTCCAGAAGATTTGCGCCTGAAGGGTTCTCTGAATTTACCCTCGTCCTTGTCTGAACCGGAACTAGTAAACCAGCTTCGGCAGTTAGCGCAGTCCAACACCAATATTCAGGATGCCATCTGTTTTCTCGGGGCAGGTGCCTATGATCATTATATCCCCAGCGTGATTGATCACATTATCGGCCGCAGTGAATTTTATACAGCTTATACGCAATATCAGCCTGAAATATCACAAGGTTACTTACAGGCCCTTTGGGAATATCAGTCGATGATTTGTGAAATTACCGGCATGAAGGTAGCAAATGCGTCCCTCTATGATGGAGGTACGGCAGTTGCAGAAGCTGTTTTGATGGCGTGCGCTGCAGCAAAAAAAACTAAGGTAATCGTAGCACAGTCTGTTCATCCGCATTATCGGGAAATATTACTGACTTATGCTAAAGACCAAAATATTACTATTGAGTTTGCTCCTTATCAAGATGGAATGACAGAACTGAGTGCAATTTCTTCATTGCTTGATGATTATACGGCGGCTGTCGTCGTACAATCCCCTAATTTTTTTGGTTTAATCGAGAATTTACACCCCCTAGGAGAAATAGCCCATGCAAAAGGTGCATATTTGATTGCTGTTGGGGAACCTATTTCATGGGGAATATTGGAAAATCCCGGAGCTTTGGGGGCCGATATCGTGGTTGGTGAAGGACAAAGTTTAGGCATGTCCTTATCATTCGGCGGACCTTATCTCGGTTTTTTTGCAACAACAGAGAAATTAATGCGCAAAATGCCGGGAAGGATTGTCGGGCAGACGACGGACAATCGTGGCAATCGGGGGTTTGTGTTGACGTTACAAGCCCGCGAACAGCATATCAGGCGCAGTAAAGCGACGTCAAATATTTGCTCGAATGAAGCATTGTGTGCTTTAACAGCAGCCGTTTATATGAGTGCGATTGGCAAACAGGGGTTTCGCGAGGTTGCTGTGCAATGTCTGCAAAAAGCCCATTATGCCTATCAGTTGCTACATAACTTATCCGGCTGCGAATCGGTCTTTTCCGGTCCGTTCTTTCAAGAGTTTACTGTAAAATTTCGAAAATCTGTGGCTGAAATCAATGAAAAACTATTGGCAAAAGGAATTTTGGGTGGTTTAGACCTCGGCAAATATTATCCTGAACTTGAAAATTGTATGCTCCTTTGTGTGACTGAGAAACGCACAAAAGCAGAAATCGATTATTTTGTGAAGGAAATGGAGGCGATATTATGA